The Methanomicrobia archaeon genome contains a region encoding:
- a CDS encoding flavodoxin family protein translates to MVTLFGISGSPRRAATAWIIQEALRYAEANWHAETRYFSVRGKQINFCIHCDHCIRKGSCVHEDAMQQVYEGFAWADAVLIGTPVYQGTLSGQTKVVLDRMRAFAAGNPHGLRNKVGAAVADGGDRIGGQEIAIRAITDFYVINEMLPAGGGAFGANLGATFWSRDKGAEGVAADEDGLRSLHKTVNRLMTVCQLIKEGGPRV, encoded by the coding sequence ATGGTCACCCTTTTCGGTATCTCTGGCAGCCCCCGCAGGGCGGCAACCGCGTGGATCATCCAGGAAGCGCTCCGGTACGCCGAGGCGAACTGGCATGCGGAAACGCGGTATTTCTCGGTCCGTGGCAAACAGATCAATTTCTGCATCCACTGTGACCACTGTATTCGCAAAGGGAGCTGCGTGCACGAGGATGCGATGCAGCAGGTTTACGAAGGCTTCGCGTGGGCGGACGCGGTACTCATAGGTACGCCGGTGTATCAGGGCACGCTCAGCGGTCAGACGAAGGTCGTACTCGATCGTATGCGCGCATTCGCAGCAGGCAACCCGCACGGACTCCGTAACAAAGTGGGCGCGGCGGTTGCTGACGGCGGTGATCGTATCGGTGGTCAGGAGATCGCGATCCGTGCCATTACCGACTTTTACGTCATCAACGAGATGCTACCCGCGGGTGGCGGTGCGTTCGGTGCCAACCTCGGTGCGACCTTCTGGTCCCGGGACAAGGGTGCGGAGGGTGTTGCAGCAGATGAGGACGGTCTGAGGAGTCTTCATAAGACCGTCAATCGGCTCATGACCGTTTGCCAACTGATCAAGGAGGGCGGGCCGCGCGTATGA
- the afpA gene encoding archaeoflavoprotein AfpA gives MREHVRIAWGITGSGDKIIETVELMERLTREHNLEVHVYLSKEGKVVLQFYKLLTAVQERFSKVSLEKGPNAPFLSGKLQLGIYDFVLIAPATANTVAKIAYGIADSLITNSAAQAVKAYVPVYIFPVDQKEGEIVTKLPDGRDLKLRMRKADVENVERLRRMEGIYVLERVEAIEDVVKKFMTMRTA, from the coding sequence ATGAGGGAGCACGTCCGTATCGCCTGGGGTATCACCGGCTCGGGCGACAAGATCATCGAGACGGTCGAGCTCATGGAGCGCCTCACCCGTGAGCACAACCTTGAGGTGCACGTGTATCTCTCGAAAGAGGGTAAGGTGGTCTTGCAGTTTTATAAGCTCTTGACCGCGGTGCAGGAGCGATTTTCGAAGGTGAGTCTCGAAAAGGGGCCGAATGCACCCTTCCTCTCCGGTAAGCTCCAGTTAGGCATCTACGATTTCGTGTTAATCGCGCCCGCAACGGCAAATACCGTGGCCAAGATCGCCTACGGCATCGCGGATTCGCTCATCACCAATTCCGCGGCACAGGCGGTCAAAGCGTATGTTCCCGTCTACATCTTCCCGGTGGACCAGAAAGAGGGCGAGATCGTCACGAAGCTACCCGACGGCCGGGATCTGAAGTTGCGTATGCGGAAAGCGGACGTAGAGAACGTGGAGCGACTCCGGCGCATGGAAGGGATCTACGTCCTGGAGCGTGTCGAAGCGATCGAGGACGTGGTGAAGAAGTTCATGACGATGCGAACAGCCTAA